A region from the Clostridia bacterium genome encodes:
- a CDS encoding hydrogenase formation protein HypD — protein sequence MELLQRFKDLKLGQRILERLQQKISRPLNFMEVCGTHTVAISRSGIRELLKGELRLKSGPGCPVCVTDTGDIDKMIGLARLPGVIVTTFGDMMRVPGSRSSL from the coding sequence ATGGAGTTACTACAGAGGTTTAAAGACCTAAAACTCGGGCAACGCATTTTAGAGAGGCTCCAGCAAAAGATCTCCAGGCCGCTTAACTTTATGGAGGTATGCGGTACTCATACCGTAGCCATTTCCCGCAGTGGCATAAGGGAGCTTCTCAAGGGGGAACTTCGTCTTAAAAGCGGTCCTGGCTGCCCCGTCTGCGTTACCGATACCGGGGATATCGATAAAATGATTGGCCTGGCCAGGCTACCCGGAGTTATTGTTACTACCTTTGGCGATATGATGCGGGTACCAGGCAGCCGGTCCAGTCTGAT
- a CDS encoding HypC/HybG/HupF family hydrogenase formation chaperone: MCLAVPAKIYKIEGLYAWVDIMGNRRRISIGVTPEVKVGDFVLLHAGYAISKLDMEEALETLKLWEEINGVTTEV; this comes from the coding sequence ATGTGTCTAGCTGTACCGGCTAAGATATATAAAATTGAAGGTCTGTATGCCTGGGTAGATATAATGGGTAATCGGCGTCGCATCAGCATTGGGGTAACGCCGGAAGTCAAGGTGGGAGATTTTGTTCTCCTCCACGCCGGGTATGCCATAAGTAAGCTTGATATGGAAGAAGCCCTGGAAACTCTAAAATTATGGGAGGAAATCAATGGAGTTACTACAGAGGTTTAA
- the hypF gene encoding carbamoyltransferase HypF, giving the protein MAYSARQEEAGKIISYQVKIQGIVQGVGFRPYVFNLACKYGLKGWVLNSVSGVTLEIEGETAAVASFLKELKYHPPRLARITAIRLTPQDPQGYASFEIIKSECQGEREVLITPDVAICEDCRRDILNPAERRFHYPFTNCTNCGPRFTIIRDLPYDRERTSMSAFPMCRECEQEYHDPRNRRFHAQPNACPRCGPQIFLVDRNGREVAGNWAECFRQFILAGKIVAVKGLGGFHLACDARNPMAIGELRRRKRRPAKPLAIMCRDLDTVQKYCRVSPEEARVLLSPAAPIVVLERQPGSPLPDNLAPNLKSLGVMLPYTPLHLLLFDGKVEALVMTSGNPSGQPLVKNNEEALVQLGQVADYFLWHNREIENRCDDSVVKVMDGELQFWRRSRGYVPSPLEIPAPPRELSVLGTGGEMKNTFCLVKGNRAFFSQYIGETSSEECVAFYHSSLASLTRLVNIVPQVIAYDLHPNYRISRLARELPAEQFIPVQHHHAHLASCLAENGLQEEVIGIICDGTGYGTDGCIWGFEILRGDFCSFQREVQLAYVPLPGGEAAVRQPFRMALAYLYQYFGHEGIERYRNFIPCSDKEVALVGKLLQSKFNSPLTSSCGRFFDAVAALLQVCRENFYEGQAAVELAELVRGGYSESYPFEIRQGVLYPAEVLAGILEDLKRGTDKTLIATKFHNTLVAMVCQGATEVRAKNGLNKVVLSGGTWQNPYLLVMARRKLTELGFDVYYHHQVPTNDGGLALGQATIAYWRSAACV; this is encoded by the coding sequence ATGGCTTACTCAGCTCGTCAGGAGGAAGCGGGAAAAATAATTAGTTACCAGGTTAAAATTCAAGGTATTGTCCAAGGAGTAGGATTTCGCCCCTATGTTTTTAACCTGGCGTGTAAATACGGCCTCAAGGGGTGGGTACTCAACTCCGTGTCAGGGGTAACTCTGGAAATTGAAGGAGAAACGGCTGCCGTTGCCTCTTTTTTAAAGGAACTAAAGTATCATCCACCCCGCCTGGCCAGGATTACCGCCATACGATTAACTCCCCAGGATCCCCAGGGATATGCCTCCTTCGAGATAATTAAAAGCGAGTGTCAGGGGGAAAGAGAAGTTCTTATCACGCCGGATGTCGCGATTTGCGAGGATTGCCGGCGGGATATTTTGAACCCGGCAGAACGTCGTTTTCATTATCCCTTTACCAATTGTACGAACTGTGGCCCACGCTTTACCATTATTCGTGATCTTCCTTATGACCGGGAACGAACCTCTATGAGCGCTTTCCCTATGTGCCGGGAATGCGAGCAGGAATATCATGACCCCCGTAACCGCAGGTTTCATGCGCAACCTAACGCTTGTCCTCGATGTGGCCCCCAAATTTTCCTAGTAGATAGAAATGGAAGAGAGGTTGCCGGAAATTGGGCGGAATGTTTTCGCCAGTTTATCCTGGCTGGGAAAATTGTTGCTGTTAAAGGGTTGGGCGGTTTTCACCTGGCCTGTGATGCTCGTAATCCTATGGCTATTGGCGAGTTAAGGCGGCGCAAAAGGCGTCCGGCCAAGCCTTTGGCAATCATGTGCCGTGATTTAGATACAGTCCAGAAATACTGCCGGGTGAGTCCCGAAGAGGCCCGAGTTTTACTTAGCCCGGCAGCCCCCATTGTTGTTCTGGAACGCCAGCCCGGGAGCCCTTTACCTGATAATCTGGCCCCCAACCTTAAAAGCCTTGGCGTCATGTTACCTTATACGCCGTTACACTTGCTACTCTTTGATGGGAAAGTCGAAGCCCTGGTGATGACCAGTGGCAACCCCAGTGGCCAACCCCTTGTTAAGAATAATGAAGAAGCCCTGGTTCAGTTAGGACAGGTGGCGGACTATTTTCTCTGGCATAACCGGGAAATCGAAAATCGTTGTGACGATTCGGTAGTAAAGGTAATGGATGGCGAGTTGCAATTTTGGCGGCGCTCCCGGGGTTATGTCCCCAGCCCCTTAGAAATACCGGCCCCGCCCAGGGAGTTAAGTGTATTGGGTACTGGTGGCGAGATGAAAAATACTTTCTGCCTGGTAAAAGGTAACCGCGCCTTCTTTAGCCAGTACATCGGTGAAACGAGTTCTGAGGAATGTGTTGCCTTTTACCACTCCTCCCTGGCTTCCCTAACCCGACTGGTAAATATTGTGCCCCAGGTTATTGCCTATGATCTGCACCCCAATTACCGCATTTCCCGCCTGGCGCGAGAGCTGCCGGCTGAACAGTTTATACCTGTCCAACACCACCACGCCCACCTGGCCTCTTGCCTGGCTGAGAACGGACTGCAGGAAGAGGTCATCGGTATAATTTGTGATGGCACCGGGTACGGGACGGACGGCTGCATCTGGGGTTTTGAGATACTACGCGGTGATTTTTGCTCCTTTCAGCGTGAGGTCCAATTAGCCTATGTCCCCTTACCAGGGGGAGAAGCAGCCGTTCGCCAGCCCTTTCGTATGGCCTTAGCTTACCTCTACCAATATTTCGGTCACGAAGGCATAGAGCGCTACCGGAATTTTATTCCTTGTTCGGACAAGGAAGTTGCCCTGGTAGGCAAGTTGCTCCAAAGCAAATTTAATTCTCCTTTGACTTCCAGCTGCGGTCGTTTTTTTGATGCGGTAGCAGCTCTGTTGCAGGTCTGCCGGGAAAATTTCTACGAGGGTCAGGCGGCAGTGGAGTTGGCCGAACTTGTGCGTGGAGGGTACAGCGAATCCTATCCCTTTGAAATACGGCAAGGAGTACTTTATCCGGCCGAAGTCCTGGCGGGCATCCTCGAGGATTTAAAAAGGGGTACGGATAAAACCTTGATTGCAACTAAATTTCATAATACTTTAGTGGCGATGGTTTGCCAAGGAGCAACTGAGGTAAGAGCCAAAAATGGCCTTAACAAAGTAGTCTTAAGCGGTGGAACGTGGCAAAATCCTTACCTGCTGGTAATGGCCCGCCGGAAATTAACGGAATTAGGTTTTGACGTTTACTACCACCATCAGGTACCCACCAATGACGGAGGCCTGGCTCTAGGTCAGGCGACAATTGCCTACTGGAGGAGTGCAGCATGTGTCTAG
- the hypB gene encoding hydrogenase nickel incorporation protein HypB yields the protein MQIKLVSSILGANDTLAAANRELFREKGVFVLNLMSSPGSGKTTILERTIEHLQPQLNIGVIEGDICTARDAERIAQKGVPVVQINTSGACHLDANMIASCLEDLNLDELDLLAVENVGNLVCPAEFDIGEDMKVMVLSVTEGNDKPCKYPLMFRESRALLVNKIDLLPYTNFDMDALEQDVRGINSAIQIFPVSALKDEGVEAWCQWLTQLVRRKREK from the coding sequence TTGCAGATTAAGCTTGTTTCCAGTATTTTGGGGGCTAACGATACTCTGGCTGCTGCCAACCGGGAACTGTTCCGGGAAAAAGGAGTCTTTGTCCTTAATCTAATGAGTTCTCCCGGTTCGGGCAAGACCACCATTTTGGAAAGAACCATTGAACATTTGCAACCTCAACTTAATATTGGAGTCATCGAGGGTGATATTTGTACGGCCAGGGATGCTGAAAGAATTGCCCAAAAAGGTGTACCGGTGGTGCAAATCAATACCAGTGGCGCTTGCCATCTGGATGCCAATATGATTGCTTCTTGCCTCGAGGATTTGAACCTTGATGAATTAGATCTATTGGCGGTAGAAAACGTTGGCAATTTAGTCTGCCCCGCCGAATTTGACATAGGTGAAGATATGAAGGTAATGGTTCTGAGTGTTACTGAAGGTAACGATAAGCCTTGCAAATATCCACTTATGTTTCGGGAGTCAAGGGCTTTGTTAGTTAATAAGATCGACCTGTTGCCCTATACGAATTTTGACATGGATGCCTTGGAGCAAGACGTGCGGGGCATCAACTCCGCTATTCAAATCTTTCCGGTATCTGCCCTGAAAGATGAGGGGGTGGAGGCCTGGTGTCAATGGCTTACTCAGCTCGTCAGGAGGAAGCGGGAAAAATAA
- a CDS encoding hydrogenase maturation nickel metallochaperone HypA has translation MNCMHELALMQGILDVVTKNAHSYGLRRITKIKLVIGKLRAVVPDSLEFCFTTLKEDIPLIAQGELEVEIKEIEGSCRRCSHQFLVEGYRFRCPQCQCTDIAVVSGSELYVDYIEGD, from the coding sequence ATGAACTGCATGCATGAGCTGGCATTAATGCAAGGAATCTTAGATGTTGTGACCAAAAACGCTCATAGTTACGGTTTACGCCGGATCACGAAAATAAAGTTAGTTATAGGAAAGCTAAGGGCAGTTGTACCTGACTCCCTGGAATTCTGCTTTACTACACTAAAAGAAGATATCCCCCTCATAGCGCAGGGGGAACTGGAGGTTGAAATAAAGGAAATAGAGGGAAGCTGCCGGCGATGTTCTCACCAGTTTTTAGTGGAGGGTTATCGCTTCCGCTGTCCCCAATGCCAGTGTACCGATATCGCCGTAGTTAGTGGGAGTGAGCTCTATGTTGACTATATTGAGGGTGATTAA
- the hycI gene encoding hydrogenase maturation peptidase HycI: MLETTKEAQVSLEAALRCRLAKRRVVALCGVGNEIRGDDGAGVAVINALEETGLDRGDVVLINCGDMPENFLGRLVELQPSHIVFIDAADLGAPPGAVSIIEIDEVGAYCTSTHGLPLSFLAAYLQRETNADLFIIGIQPGSLAFGDSLTTEVAATVKAVGELLRKILFVEPGDELHA; this comes from the coding sequence GTGCTAGAAACAACAAAGGAAGCGCAGGTTAGCCTGGAAGCTGCCTTGCGTTGCCGCCTTGCCAAGCGCAGGGTAGTAGCTTTATGCGGCGTGGGTAACGAGATTCGTGGTGATGATGGGGCAGGGGTAGCGGTAATTAACGCCTTAGAAGAAACAGGTTTGGATAGAGGGGATGTAGTCCTAATAAATTGCGGTGACATGCCCGAGAACTTTTTAGGCCGTCTGGTTGAGTTGCAACCAAGTCATATTGTTTTTATCGATGCGGCAGACTTGGGAGCACCGCCAGGTGCCGTGAGCATCATCGAAATAGATGAGGTAGGTGCTTATTGCACTTCTACCCATGGCCTGCCCCTTTCTTTCTTAGCTGCTTATCTCCAAAGGGAAACAAACGCTGATCTATTTATAATCGGCATCCAGCCGGGCAGCTTGGCCTTTGGCGATTCTTTAACAACGGAGGTGGCGGCTACAGTTAAGGCAGTGGGGGAGCTTTTAAGAAAAATCCTCTTTGTGGAGCCTGGGGATGAACTGCATGCATGA
- a CDS encoding CGGC domain-containing protein, which produces MTMLTGDIAKVALMGCAKVETTCPSVICKKSFLRGEARAKRYGDSLQVIANFQCPGCPGKGVVPIVRKLIRETGVNVVHVAACLIWEDFYSRCPHMDRIIAGLEKLGVRVVRGNHQECVRYFRSNNKMYEVVQFLQQLEGGGQRE; this is translated from the coding sequence GTGACTATGTTGACGGGAGACATCGCTAAGGTTGCTCTAATGGGTTGCGCCAAGGTAGAGACCACCTGCCCCAGCGTTATCTGTAAGAAGTCATTCCTAAGGGGAGAAGCCCGAGCAAAGCGCTATGGTGATAGCCTTCAGGTCATAGCCAACTTTCAATGTCCCGGTTGTCCGGGTAAAGGGGTAGTTCCTATTGTTCGCAAGCTGATTCGGGAGACGGGTGTTAACGTAGTGCATGTCGCTGCCTGCCTGATTTGGGAGGATTTTTATTCCCGTTGCCCCCATATGGATCGGATCATTGCGGGACTGGAAAAGTTGGGGGTACGGGTAGTGAGAGGCAACCACCAGGAATGCGTGCGCTACTTCCGCTCGAACAACAAGATGTACGAGGTTGTACAGTTTCTGCAACAGTTGGAAGGAGGAGGTCAGAGGGAATAG
- a CDS encoding FAD-dependent oxidoreductase, with protein MSVKLETLRRLVEKPFTTPYPFVKPPVPAGFRGKPEIVVNEKPDPARLACPAHLDIRGYVRKIVEGDYEGSLELIRQKVCLPASLGRTCNHPCEEMCKRNYGEEEPVADAWLKRFVADWVYQKKRERGEPLLKKPVRTKNQDPQKKVAVVGAGPSGLQVAYDLAYLGYPVTVFEALPEPGGMLRYGVPRYKLPLDVLRSEIEAIAALGVEFRTGVRIGRDISLADLRGMGYKAIFIGIGSHISRKLRVQGEELQGVWGGIDFLRALNLGEKIDLGKKAIVVGGGNVAIDVARCAIRLGAEVQLVCLESREEMPAHAWEITEACEEGMTILHRRAPRKILGKNGRVTGVELIGVKSVFDSEGRFNPVLDESTHEVIPCDSVLIAIGQMADLSVLGEERSQFRLTRGDTLIAVDPDSGATSVAGVFAEGEVIRGPSTIIESLAGGRRASLAIDRYLSGSNEGNPFVDEYDYGRDLKALDIAAERRYMFLREEAWQKKRVPMPMLSPEERKSNFKEVYLGYTEEMARNEARRCLSCYKCVGCELCLKYCPANAIELKLDPQKEDVYWNDTAWKATGPPEIRLLQCVMCQMCEEVCRCGMYHLTSEYELCFTGAVDPEQLRVQARSE; from the coding sequence ATGAGTGTAAAACTGGAAACGTTAAGGCGCCTGGTAGAAAAACCTTTCACCACTCCTTACCCTTTCGTTAAACCGCCTGTACCGGCAGGGTTCAGGGGTAAGCCGGAAATCGTCGTTAATGAGAAGCCAGACCCGGCTCGTCTCGCCTGCCCGGCCCATTTAGATATACGGGGATACGTACGTAAGATAGTAGAGGGAGATTATGAAGGTTCGCTTGAACTCATCCGGCAGAAGGTATGCCTGCCCGCCTCACTTGGTCGTACCTGCAATCACCCCTGTGAGGAAATGTGTAAACGCAATTATGGGGAAGAGGAGCCCGTAGCCGATGCCTGGTTGAAGCGTTTTGTTGCCGACTGGGTCTACCAAAAAAAGAGAGAACGCGGCGAGCCACTGCTAAAAAAGCCGGTACGCACTAAGAACCAGGATCCGCAAAAAAAAGTTGCCGTTGTGGGTGCCGGCCCGTCCGGTCTGCAGGTTGCCTATGATCTGGCCTATCTAGGCTATCCGGTGACAGTTTTTGAGGCCTTGCCGGAACCGGGCGGGATGTTACGCTATGGAGTGCCCCGCTACAAGTTGCCTCTAGACGTCCTCCGGTCAGAAATAGAGGCTATTGCAGCCCTGGGCGTAGAGTTTCGCACCGGTGTACGCATTGGCCGGGATATATCCCTAGCCGACCTCAGGGGTATGGGTTATAAGGCTATCTTTATAGGTATTGGCTCCCATATCAGCCGTAAGTTGCGGGTTCAGGGCGAAGAACTACAAGGGGTATGGGGGGGCATCGATTTTTTGCGGGCCCTTAACCTGGGCGAAAAGATCGACCTTGGCAAAAAAGCCATAGTTGTTGGAGGCGGCAATGTTGCCATTGATGTGGCCCGTTGTGCTATCCGGTTGGGGGCGGAAGTTCAACTGGTATGCCTGGAAAGCCGGGAGGAAATGCCTGCTCACGCCTGGGAAATAACTGAGGCTTGCGAAGAAGGCATGACCATTCTCCATCGCCGGGCGCCGAGAAAAATTTTGGGCAAGAATGGCCGGGTAACGGGGGTCGAATTGATAGGAGTCAAATCGGTGTTTGATAGTGAAGGGCGTTTCAACCCTGTCTTGGATGAGTCTACCCACGAGGTCATCCCCTGCGACAGCGTGCTCATTGCCATTGGCCAGATGGCCGACTTAAGCGTCCTGGGAGAAGAGCGCTCTCAGTTCCGGCTCACGCGCGGCGACACTTTGATAGCTGTAGATCCGGACAGCGGGGCCACCAGTGTTGCTGGAGTTTTTGCCGAGGGAGAGGTAATTCGCGGACCATCAACTATTATAGAATCCCTGGCCGGCGGCCGCCGTGCCTCTCTGGCCATCGACCGCTACTTAAGCGGCAGTAATGAGGGCAATCCCTTTGTTGATGAATATGACTACGGTAGAGATTTAAAGGCCCTGGACATTGCTGCCGAGCGACGTTATATGTTCCTGCGGGAAGAGGCCTGGCAGAAAAAACGAGTGCCCATGCCCATGCTGTCTCCCGAAGAGCGCAAGTCGAATTTTAAAGAGGTTTACCTGGGTTATACCGAAGAGATGGCCCGTAACGAGGCCAGGCGTTGCTTAAGCTGCTACAAATGTGTGGGCTGCGAATTGTGTCTAAAGTATTGCCCGGCTAATGCCATCGAGCTCAAGCTTGACCCGCAAAAGGAAGACGTCTATTGGAATGATACCGCCTGGAAGGCTACGGGCCCCCCTGAGATCAGGCTTCTCCAGTGTGTCATGTGTCAGATGTGCGAGGAGGTCTGCCGTTGTGGCATGTACCATTTAACTTCCGAATATGAATTATGCTTTACGGGTGCGGTGGATCCGGAACAATTAAGGGTGCAGGCCAGGAGCGAGTAA
- a CDS encoding NADH-quinone oxidoreductase subunit H, giving the protein MAETILQVVGFPGLLFCSFLGFLYEGIDRRLYARMQHRMGPPIWQAFYDFGKLFFVKEDLTPAAAVSSVFNLAPVLAVASTTVLLLLIPMSSSQAVLASTGDLLVILALLLIPELAIGIGGLSSSNPYGAVGGSRSLTLLLAYEFPLVLSVLSPVIIVGSLGLTEIVSFQAQHGWLFLKAPLAAVALLTVLPAILYKVPFDAPLALYEIHDGPFIEYSGPKLAMFYLAKHLELVIVTGLAVSLFFGGPESIHFGAFVLPPIVSFLLKTLALLGLVSYIRAVCARLRIDQTLRFFWFGVAPIAALDLLRIIIMH; this is encoded by the coding sequence ATGGCCGAGACTATCTTGCAGGTTGTGGGGTTTCCTGGTCTTCTCTTTTGCTCATTCTTAGGTTTTCTCTATGAAGGTATAGACCGCAGGCTCTATGCCCGGATGCAGCATCGCATGGGGCCCCCTATCTGGCAGGCGTTTTATGATTTCGGGAAACTATTTTTTGTCAAAGAGGATTTGACACCTGCCGCCGCTGTAAGCAGCGTCTTTAACCTGGCCCCTGTCCTGGCAGTAGCTAGCACTACTGTACTGCTCCTGCTCATACCTATGAGTTCGTCACAGGCCGTGCTTGCCTCCACTGGTGATTTGTTGGTAATTCTGGCTTTATTGCTCATTCCCGAGCTGGCCATTGGGATAGGAGGATTATCTTCGAGCAATCCTTACGGAGCTGTAGGCGGTTCCCGCAGTCTAACCCTCTTGCTGGCTTACGAATTCCCTTTGGTCCTAAGCGTACTATCTCCGGTAATAATCGTTGGCTCCCTTGGCCTAACCGAGATAGTCAGTTTCCAAGCCCAGCACGGGTGGTTATTCTTGAAGGCTCCCCTGGCGGCTGTTGCTCTCCTGACGGTTTTACCTGCCATTCTCTACAAGGTACCTTTTGATGCACCTCTGGCTCTCTATGAGATTCATGATGGACCTTTCATTGAGTATTCGGGTCCTAAATTGGCAATGTTTTACCTGGCCAAGCATCTTGAACTGGTAATCGTTACCGGACTGGCGGTATCCCTGTTCTTTGGCGGACCTGAATCCATCCATTTTGGCGCTTTTGTATTGCCTCCCATAGTCAGCTTTTTGCTTAAAACCCTGGCATTATTGGGCCTGGTGAGCTATATCCGGGCTGTTTGCGCCCGCCTGCGTATCGATCAAACCTTGCGTTTTTTCTGGTTTGGCGTAGCTCCCATCGCAGCCCTGGATCTGTTGCGGATAATTATCATGCACTAA
- a CDS encoding NADH-quinone oxidoreductase subunit C, with amino-acid sequence MASPNEKNAEMLALELKNVLGPHFLGYRLDHDRKVCLPYEAAAGRAWIDVDQTGLLEGIKYLMTKHDMGFLTFITGVDNHKELEVLYHISEGDFPKLYCTVNFRLRVPYSEARVPTITHLIPGALWYERELQSFFGVKVEGIPDDRPIYLPEDWPAEVYPLRKEYRNEDLTRLYQEKRSSEEVIGKKVYNPPGRQEGGQKGRFILPLGPQHIILKEPVHFQFVIDGEEVVDVDFILGYNFRGMEKAVESRPYPKARYLIERVCAICDHSESSTFTYCLEERMGLEIPPRAHYLRALLMELERLQSHYLWFGIIAQDMGFDTVFHYTWRDRERINDIIEAMCGNRMRKDYNTEGGVRRDINADIAHKILEVMDYLDEQTKYYESIFTREPTAIARLKGVGIIPKEDARKLCIVGMMARGSGIQFDVRKSDPASVYPLLDWDMAVFDTCDNLARTLVRIYECYESTKIIRQILANLPAGPVRVLPPDTIPEGESLMRWEAPRGECCHYMRGNGTEVLERNRLRGPTGANINAFKTALVGDSVADIPITIRTFDHCYGCVERVTLVSAKTGRRQIYTLDELYQERVRL; translated from the coding sequence ATGGCGAGTCCCAACGAAAAGAATGCCGAAATGCTGGCTCTGGAGCTGAAAAATGTTCTGGGACCCCATTTTTTGGGGTATCGCCTCGATCATGATCGGAAAGTATGCCTACCCTATGAGGCCGCCGCCGGCCGCGCCTGGATAGACGTGGATCAAACCGGCCTGCTGGAAGGCATCAAGTACCTGATGACAAAGCATGACATGGGGTTCCTTACCTTCATTACCGGGGTAGATAATCATAAGGAACTGGAAGTTCTCTACCACATCTCGGAGGGCGATTTCCCCAAACTTTACTGTACCGTTAATTTCCGTTTGAGGGTGCCGTACAGTGAAGCCCGGGTGCCTACCATCACCCACCTGATCCCCGGGGCTTTGTGGTATGAACGCGAGCTGCAGTCTTTCTTCGGGGTCAAGGTAGAAGGTATACCCGATGACCGGCCGATTTATCTGCCGGAAGACTGGCCGGCAGAGGTTTACCCGCTACGAAAGGAATATAGGAACGAAGACCTCACCAGGCTTTACCAGGAGAAAAGGTCATCAGAAGAAGTTATAGGCAAGAAGGTCTATAACCCCCCGGGCCGCCAGGAGGGAGGGCAGAAGGGTCGCTTTATCCTGCCCCTGGGGCCGCAACATATCATTCTAAAAGAGCCGGTGCATTTTCAGTTTGTCATTGACGGGGAAGAAGTGGTGGATGTCGACTTCATTCTGGGTTACAATTTTCGCGGCATGGAAAAGGCTGTTGAAAGCCGTCCCTATCCCAAAGCCCGCTATTTAATCGAGCGAGTATGCGCCATCTGTGATCATTCCGAATCCAGTACTTTTACCTACTGCCTGGAAGAAAGAATGGGGTTGGAAATTCCGCCCCGGGCCCATTACCTGCGGGCGCTACTGATGGAGCTGGAGAGGCTGCAGTCCCATTATCTTTGGTTTGGCATCATTGCCCAGGACATGGGCTTCGATACCGTTTTCCATTATACCTGGCGCGACCGCGAGCGAATTAATGATATCATTGAAGCCATGTGCGGTAACCGCATGCGCAAAGATTACAATACAGAAGGCGGTGTGCGCCGGGATATAAATGCCGACATAGCCCATAAGATTTTGGAGGTAATGGACTACCTTGATGAGCAGACCAAGTACTACGAAAGTATATTCACCAGGGAGCCCACTGCCATCGCGAGATTGAAGGGCGTAGGCATTATCCCCAAAGAAGATGCCCGAAAGCTTTGCATCGTGGGCATGATGGCCAGGGGATCCGGTATTCAATTTGACGTTCGTAAGTCCGATCCTGCCTCGGTCTACCCTCTCCTGGACTGGGATATGGCTGTTTTTGACACCTGTGACAATTTGGCCCGTACCCTGGTGCGGATTTACGAGTGCTACGAATCTACTAAGATTATCCGCCAGATTTTAGCTAACCTGCCGGCCGGGCCCGTTAGGGTTTTGCCCCCGGATACTATCCCCGAGGGGGAATCCCTTATGCGCTGGGAAGCACCGCGGGGCGAGTGCTGCCACTATATGCGGGGTAACGGCACCGAGGTTCTGGAGCGTAACCGTCTTCGCGGCCCCACCGGTGCCAACATCAATGCTTTTAAAACGGCCCTGGTGGGAGACAGTGTGGCCGACATCCCCATTACCATTCGCACCTTTGATCACTGTTACGGATGTGTGGAGCGGGTGACGCTGGTCAGCGCCAAAACTGGTCGCCGTCAGATTTATACCCTGGATGAACTTTATCAGGAAAGGGTGAGGTTGTAG
- the nuoB gene encoding NADH-quinone oxidoreductase subunit NuoB has translation MNWGDVRAFFQTKSPWAVWVNACSCDGCDAELLPLFTPYLDVERFGILLKGSPRHGDILFVTGPVNYNMAPILQRVYEQMPEPKVVVASGSCACSGGAFRDCFNIIGGVDKVIPVDVYVPGCPHRPDGVIHAAVQALGILAEKSRRYGKKVACV, from the coding sequence GTGAATTGGGGAGATGTCCGGGCTTTCTTCCAGACCAAGTCGCCCTGGGCCGTTTGGGTTAACGCGTGTTCGTGCGACGGGTGCGATGCGGAGCTGTTACCTCTCTTTACGCCTTATTTGGATGTAGAGCGCTTTGGCATTTTATTAAAAGGCTCGCCCCGCCATGGCGATATCCTCTTTGTCACCGGGCCGGTTAATTATAATATGGCCCCCATTCTCCAGCGGGTGTATGAACAAATGCCGGAACCCAAGGTAGTAGTGGCCTCGGGGTCATGTGCTTGCTCCGGGGGCGCGTTCCGGGATTGCTTTAATATCATTGGAGGGGTAGATAAAGTTATTCCTGTTGATGTTTATGTCCCGGGATGCCCTCACCGGCCGGACGGAGTAATTCATGCCGCGGTGCAGGCGTTGGGCATCCTGGCAGAAAAGTCCCGCCGTTACGGTAAAAAGGTAGCCTGCGTATGA
- a CDS encoding NADH-quinone oxidoreductase subunit K — MLMWQNLPYGVAILTFMLGIYCLLFKRNLIKIAIGLKIMSDGLHLLLLCLGYRAGGRAPILPEGGGAKEIVTNLATSFVDPLPQALVLTAIVIGVCVSAVALSLAVKAYQRLGVTDTVGLRGK; from the coding sequence ATGTTAATGTGGCAGAACTTACCGTATGGAGTGGCCATTTTAACTTTTATGCTGGGCATCTATTGCCTGCTGTTCAAGAGAAACCTGATTAAGATCGCCATTGGCCTAAAGATTATGAGCGACGGTTTGCATCTACTCCTGCTGTGTCTGGGTTATCGCGCTGGCGGGAGGGCTCCCATTTTACCAGAGGGCGGAGGGGCGAAGGAAATAGTAACAAACTTGGCCACTTCATTCGTAGACCCCCTCCCCCAGGCCCTGGTTCTTACCGCCATTGTTATCGGCGTTTGCGTATCGGCCGTAGCCTTATCCCTGGCCGTAAAAGCATACCAACGTTTGGGAGTTACGGATACTGTCGGGCTGAGGGGGAAATAA